One Pleuronectes platessa chromosome 20, fPlePla1.1, whole genome shotgun sequence DNA window includes the following coding sequences:
- the bmi1a gene encoding polycomb complex protein BMI-1-A, producing the protein MHRTTRIKITELNPHLMCVLCGGYFIDATTIIECLHSFCKMCIVRYLETSKYCPICDVQVHKTKPLLHIRSDKTLQDIVYKLVPGLFKSEMKRRRDFYAEHPVDASNGSNEDRGEVADEDKRIITDDEIISLSIEFFDQSRLGVGVEDKQPKDQVANIRYLQCPAAMTVMHLRKFLRSKMDIPNTYQVEVMYEDEPLKDYYTLMDIAYIYTWRRNGPLPLKYRVRPNCKKMKVSHVQQEGQNSASRSGPESDSASDKAGSPAGAPSTSSSLPSPGTPAQSPHPQLPHGANNVNGTPGAAAATTTTAAAAPPTPSRSFTQFGSGVATTKPRKVSLNGSSTSSG; encoded by the exons ATGCATCGAACGACCAGGATAAAGATCACCGAGCTCAACCCTCACCTCATGTGCGTCCTGTGTGGAGGATATTTCATAGACGCAACCACCATCATCGAATGTCTTCACTCAT TTTGCAAGATGTGCATCGTGCGCTACCTGGAAACCAGCAAATACTGTCCCATCTGTGATGTACAAGTGCATAAAACCAAGCCTCTGCTACACATCAG GTCTGATAAAACTCTGCAGGACATTGTGTACAAGCTGGTCCCCGGCCTCTTCAAAA GtgaaatgaagaggaggagagactttTATGCCGAACACCCTGTAGACG cttcTAACGGGTCAAACGAGGACCGTGGAGAGGTGGCAGACGAGGACAAGAGAATCATTACAGATGATGAGATCATCAGCCTCTCTATTGAGTTCTTTGACCAGAGCAG ACTGGGAGTTGGCGTGGAGGACAAACAGCCTAAAGATCAG GTGGCTAACATAAGGTACCTGCAGTGTCCAGCAGCCATGACGGTCATGCACCTGAGGAAGTTTCTGCGCAGTAAAATGGACATCCCCAACACCTACCAG GTTGAAGTCATGTATGAAGATGAACCTCTGAAAGATTACTACACGTTAATGGATATAGCATATATCTATACTTGGAGAAGG AATGGCCCGTTGCCTCTGAAGTACCGAGTCCGACCCAACTGTAAGAAGATGAAGGTGAGCCACGTGCAGCAGGAAGGCCAGAACAGCGCGAGCAGATCCGGTCCAGAGAGCGACTCCGCCAGCGACAAAGCCGGAAGTCCCGCCGGGGCTCCGTCCACGTCTTCCTCGCTGCCGAGCCCCGGTACACCCGCCCAGTCCCCGCACCCGCAGCTCCCGCACGGCGCCAACAACGTCAACGGGACCCCTGGCGCTgccgccgccaccaccaccactgccgCAGCAGCCCCCCCGACCCCCAGCCGCTCCTTCACCCAGTTCGGTAGCGGCGTCGCCACCACCAAACCCCGGAAGGTTTCCCTGAACGGCTCGTCGACCTCCTCCGGATGA
- the spag6 gene encoding sperm-associated antigen 6, with protein MTQRQIIQVFEQYQKSRMQFVQTVADMAARPQNIETLQSAGVMSLLRPLILDVVPSIQQTAALALGRLADHSDDLAEAVVREDILPQLVHSLVSQNRFYKKAASFVLRAVAKHSPDLAQAVVACGGVDALVLCLEDFDPGVKEAAAWALGNVARHNELLAQSVLEAGAVPLLMLCLREPEMALKRIAASTLSDICKHTPELAQAVVDTGAVAHLAQMILNPDAKLKRQVFSALSQISKHSVGLAEMVIEAEIFPAALICLRDPDDYVRKNVTTLMREVVKHSPELSQVIVNCGGMSAVIDSLGDCQGSLRLPGIMMLGYVATHSENLAMAVILSKGVHQLALCLSEEPEHHIKAATAWSIGQIGYHTPEHAKAVAMVNLLPSLLRLYMEASSSEDLQVKSKKALKSILQKCTYLPALEPLLYDAPSNILKHVVCQFSKVLPHDSKARRLFVTSGGLKKVQEIDAEQGSPLQEYINTINSCFPEEIVRYYSPGYSEVLLERLENYQPAL; from the exons ATGACTCAGCGACAGATCATTCAAG TTTTCGAGCAGTATCAGAAGTCGAGGATGCAGTTTGTGCAGACGGTTGCAGATATGGCGGCGAGACCCCAAAACATAGAAACCCTGCAGAGTGCTG GAGTGATGTCCTTGCTGCGTCCCCTGATACTGGACGTGGTCCCCAGCATCCAGCAGACTGCAGCCTTGGCTCTGGGCCGCCTGGCCGACCACAGCGATGACCTGGCGGAGGCCGTAGTGAGGGAAGACATCCTGCCCCAGCTGGTTCACTCTCTGGTCTCTCAGAAC AGGTTCTACAAGAAAGCAGCATCGTTTGTCCTTCGGGCTGTGGCCAAACACTCCCCCGACCTGGCCCAGGCTGTGGTGGCCTGTGGGGGTGTGGACGCTCTGGTCCTCTGCCTGGAGGATTTTGACCCCGGGGTGAAGGAGGCCGCAGCCTGGGCTCTGGGCAACGTCGCCCGACACAATGAGC TGTTGGCTCAGTCCGTGTTGGAAGCGGGGGCCGTCCCTCTGCTGATGCTCTGTCTCCGGGAACCAGAGATGGCTCTGAAACGCATCGCGGCCTCCACCCTCAGCGACATCTGCAAACACACGCCGGAGCTGGCGCAGGctgtggtggacaccggtgccGTGGCGCACCTGGCGCAGATGATCCTCAACCCGGACGCAAAACTCAAG aGGCAGGTGTTCTCAGCCCTCAGTCAGATCAGCAAGCACTCAGTCGGCCTGGCAGAGATGGTGATCGAGGCCGAGATCTTCCCTGCAGCCCTGATCTGCCTCCGAGATCCAGACGATTATGTGAGGAAGAATGTCACCACTCTGATGAGGGAGGTGGTGAAGCACTCACCAGAG CTGTCCCAGGTGATTGTGAACTGTGGTGGCATGTCAGCAGTCATCGATTCTCTGGGTGACTGCCAAGGAAGCCTGCGGCTGCCGGGGATCATGATGCTGGGATACGTGGCCACTCACAGTGAGAACCTCGCCATGGCCGTCATTCTCTCCAAG GGGGTGCACCAGCTGgccctgtgtctgtctgaggAGCCTGAGCATCACATCAAGGCGGCCACGGCCTGGTCCATCGGCCAGATTGGGTACCACACGCCCGAGCATGCGAAGGCCGTGGCCATGGTGAACCTGCTACCCAGTCTGCTGCGGCTCTACATGGAGGCCAGCAGCTCAGAGGACCTACAGGTCAAA AGTAAGAAGGCTCTGAAGAGCATCCTGCAGAAGTGCACCTACCTGCCAGCTCTGGAGCCCCTCCTCTACGATGCCCCTAGCAACATCCTCAAACATGTTGTGTGCCAGTTCAGCAAG GTGCTGCCTCATGACAGTAAGGCCCGACGTTTGTTTGTGACCAGCGGAGGTCTGAAGAAGGTGCAGGAGATCGATGCTGAGCAGGGCTCTCCTCTGCAGGAGTACATCAACACCATCAACAGCTGTTTCCCTGAGGAGATAGTCAG GTACTACTCCCCTGGCTACTCAGAGGTCTTGCTGGAGAGGTTAGAGAACTACCAGCCGGCCTTGTGA
- the LOC128426189 gene encoding sperm-associated antigen 6, which produces MSQRETIRGFEQYQRSRLQFVQMIADRASRPQNIETLQSAGVMALLRSLILDVVPSIQQTAALALGRLADHSIDLAEVVVREDILLHLVHSLPSKNRFFKKAASFVLRAVAKHSSSLAQAVVACGGVDAMVLCLEEFDPAVKEAAACALCNVAQHNELLAQTVVDAGAVPLLMLCFREPEMALKRIAASTLSEICKHTPELAQAVVDTGAVAHLAQMILNPDAKLKRQVFSALSQISKHSVGLAETVIEAEIFPAALICLRDPDKYVRKNVTTLMREVVKHSPELSQVIVNCGGMSAVIDSLGDCQGSLRLPGIMMLGYVATHSENLAMSVILSKGVHQLALCLSEEPEHHIKAATAWSIGQIGYHTPEHAKAVATVNLLPSLLRLYMEASSSEDLQVKSKDALKSILKKCTYLPALEPLLYDAPSNILKHVVCQFSKVLPHDSKARRLFVTSGGLKKVQEMDAEQDSLLQGYINTINSCFPEEIVRYNTPGYSEVLLEKLENYKLP; this is translated from the exons ATGAGTCAGCGAGAGACCATTCGAG GATTTGAGCAGTATCAGAGGTCGAGGTTGCAGTTTGTGCAGATGATTGCAGATCGGGCATCCAGACCCCAAAACATAGAGACCCTGCAGAGTGCTG GGGTGATGGCCTTGCTGCGTTCCCTGATACTGGACGTGGTCCCCAGCATCCAGCAGACTGCAGCCTTGGCTCTGGGCCGCCTGGCCGACCACAGCATTGACCTGGCGGAGGTCGTGGTGAGGGAAGACATCCTTCTTCATCTTGTCCATTCTTTGCCTTCGAAAAAC AGGTTCTTTAAGAAAGCAGCATCGTTTGTCCTCCGTGCTGTAGCCAAACACTCTTCCAGCCTGGCCCAGGCTGTGGTGGCCTGTGGGGGTGTGGATGCCATGGTCCTTTGCCTGGAGGAGTTTGACCCCGCGGTGAAGGAGGCCGCAGCCTGTGCTCTGTGCAACGTCGCCCAACACAATGAGC TGTTGGCTCAGACCGTGGTGGATGCGGGGGCCGTCCCTCTGCTGATGCTCTGCTTCCGGGAACCAGAGATGGCTCTGAAACGCATCGCGGCCTCCACCCTCAGCGAAATCTGCAAACACACGCCGGAGCTGGCGCAGGctgtggtggacaccggtgccGTGGCGCACCTGGCGCAGATGATCCTCAACCCGGACGCAAAACTCAAG aGGCAGGTGTTCTCAGCCCTCAGTCAGATCAGCAAGCACTCGGTCGGCCTGGCAGAGACGGTGATCGAGGCCGAGATCTTCCCTGCAGCCCTGATCTGCCTCAGAGATCCAGACAAGTATGTGAGGAAGAACGTCACCACTCTGATGAGGGAGGTGGTGAAGCACTCACCAGag CTGTCCCAGGTGATTGTGAACTGTGGTGGCATGTCAGCAGTCATCGATTCTCTGGGTGACTGCCAAGGAAGCCTGCGGCTGCCGGGGATCATGATGCTGGGATACGTGGCCACTCACAGTGAGAACCTCGCCATGTCCGTCATTCTCTCCAAG GGGGTGCACCAGCTGgccctgtgtctgtctgaggAGCCTGAGCATCACATCAAGGCGGCCACGGCCTGGTCCATCGGCCAGATTGGGTACCACACGCCCGAGCATGCGAAGGCCGTGGCCACGGTGAACCTGCTACCCAGTCTGCTGCGGCTCTACATGGAGGCCAGCAGTTCAGAGGACCTACAGGTCAAA AGTAAGGACGCTTTGAAGAGCATCCTGAAGAAGTGCACCTACCTGCCAGCTCTGGAGCCCCTCCTCTACGATGCCCCCAGCAACATCCTCAAACATGTTGTGTGCCAGTTCAGCAAG GTGCTGCCTCATGACAGTAAGGCCCGACGTTTGTTTGTGACCAGTGGGGGTCTGAAGAAGGTGCAGGAGATGGATGCTGAGCAGGACTCTCTTCTGCAGGGGTACATCAACACCATCAACAGCTGTTTCCCTGAGGAGATAGTCAG GTACAACACCCCTGGCTACTCAGAGGTCCTGTTGGAGAAGTTGGAGAACTACAAGCTCCCCTGA